Proteins from a single region of Nerophis ophidion isolate RoL-2023_Sa linkage group LG08, RoL_Noph_v1.0, whole genome shotgun sequence:
- the LOC133558260 gene encoding translational activator of cytochrome c oxidase 1 isoform X1: MAGRLALRALHTLQPLHRVSPTCILAARCEPDLLQVWRALHLSPALCAGHNKWSKVKHIKGPKDAERSRLIMKFGMMIKVAVKEGGANPDMNVNLANIIEQCKNKNIPKVSIETAIKNAEKGKSATPHIFEARGPGGFFLIIEVLSDQVTRSHQDIRRILIKNGGMLSQGASSNFSKRGVVVIPSQNITLEQALELAIEAGAEDVEETTDEDNTPILQATSMWNALPTGIKFICDTADLWKVRTSLQKLGMQVTSMVSEFVPRTLLSLDEEQLEAASTLIEALSDVPDVVRIWDNIQVPS; this comes from the exons ATGGCGGGGCGGTTGGCTCTGCGGGCTCTCCATACCCTGCAACCCCTTCATCGGGTTAGTCCTACCTGCATTCTCGCCGCCCGGTGTGAGCCAGACCTACTACAGGTGTGGAGGGCGCTCCACCTGAGCCCCGCCCTGTGTGCGGGTCACAACAAGTGGTCCAAGGTGAAACACATTAAAGGGCCCAAAGATGCGGAGAGGTCACGACTGATCATGAAGTTTGGCATGATGATCAAGGTCGCCGTAAAAG AGGGTGGAGCCAATCCAGACATGAATGTAAATTTAGCAAACATCATTGAGCAGTGCAAGAACAAGAACATACCAAAAGTATCCATAGAGACTGCAATCAAGAATGCG GAAAAGGGCAAATCAGCAACCCCGCACATTTTTGAAGCTCGAGGACCGGGCGGATTCTTTCTTATAATTGAAGTCTTGAGTGACCAGGTGACACGCAGCCACCAGGATATCAGACGCATCCTTATTAAAAACGG GGGGATGCTGTCACAGGGAGCAAGCAGCAACTTCTCCAAGAGAGGAGTGGTGGTGATACCAAGTCAGAACATCACGTTGGAGCAAGCGCTAGAGCTGGCCATCGAAGCTGGAGCAGAGGATGTTGAGGAAACGACGGATGAGGACAACACTCCCATTTTGCAG gccacatcaatgtggaatgcactcccaacaggtataaaa TTTATATGTGACACTGCTGACCTGTGGAAGGTACGGACCTCATTACAGAAGTTAGGGATGCAGGTGACGTCCATGGTTTCCGAGTTTGTTCCTCGCACCCTCTTGTCTCTGGACGAGGAGCAGCTGGAGGCGGCTTCCACGCTCATAGAGGCCCTCAGTGATGTTCCAGATGTGGTTCGCATTTGGGATAATATCCAAGTTCCAAGCTGA
- the LOC133558260 gene encoding translational activator of cytochrome c oxidase 1 isoform X2, translating to MAGRLALRALHTLQPLHRVSPTCILAARCEPDLLQVWRALHLSPALCAGHNKWSKVKHIKGPKDAERSRLIMKFGMMIKVAVKEGGANPDMNVNLANIIEQCKNKNIPKVSIETAIKNAEKGKSATPHIFEARGPGGFFLIIEVLSDQVTRSHQDIRRILIKNGGMLSQGASSNFSKRGVVVIPSQNITLEQALELAIEAGAEDVEETTDEDNTPILQFICDTADLWKVRTSLQKLGMQVTSMVSEFVPRTLLSLDEEQLEAASTLIEALSDVPDVVRIWDNIQVPS from the exons ATGGCGGGGCGGTTGGCTCTGCGGGCTCTCCATACCCTGCAACCCCTTCATCGGGTTAGTCCTACCTGCATTCTCGCCGCCCGGTGTGAGCCAGACCTACTACAGGTGTGGAGGGCGCTCCACCTGAGCCCCGCCCTGTGTGCGGGTCACAACAAGTGGTCCAAGGTGAAACACATTAAAGGGCCCAAAGATGCGGAGAGGTCACGACTGATCATGAAGTTTGGCATGATGATCAAGGTCGCCGTAAAAG AGGGTGGAGCCAATCCAGACATGAATGTAAATTTAGCAAACATCATTGAGCAGTGCAAGAACAAGAACATACCAAAAGTATCCATAGAGACTGCAATCAAGAATGCG GAAAAGGGCAAATCAGCAACCCCGCACATTTTTGAAGCTCGAGGACCGGGCGGATTCTTTCTTATAATTGAAGTCTTGAGTGACCAGGTGACACGCAGCCACCAGGATATCAGACGCATCCTTATTAAAAACGG GGGGATGCTGTCACAGGGAGCAAGCAGCAACTTCTCCAAGAGAGGAGTGGTGGTGATACCAAGTCAGAACATCACGTTGGAGCAAGCGCTAGAGCTGGCCATCGAAGCTGGAGCAGAGGATGTTGAGGAAACGACGGATGAGGACAACACTCCCATTTTGCAG TTTATATGTGACACTGCTGACCTGTGGAAGGTACGGACCTCATTACAGAAGTTAGGGATGCAGGTGACGTCCATGGTTTCCGAGTTTGTTCCTCGCACCCTCTTGTCTCTGGACGAGGAGCAGCTGGAGGCGGCTTCCACGCTCATAGAGGCCCTCAGTGATGTTCCAGATGTGGTTCGCATTTGGGATAATATCCAAGTTCCAAGCTGA